tgtCTTATTAGCTGAGAGCAGTAATAGTGGTATATCAGCgtcattttgaaaagaaaaaaacctttgtaAATGATGAGTTCAAATTTCTGTGGTAGTTGGCGTGTAAGCGAATAATTGTATGATACATACGAGCTATATGATAGAATTACCTCTCATGATCTTTGTAAAAGTGTCTCAAATTTCACTCAGGTTGtgaattttttgttgttggtatATGCATGCCAAATACCACTAAAAGTCACTCTTTTCTCTTTACGCATACAAACTGTCCTCTTTCCCGCAGAAGCTGCGCCATTTTGCAATGTGGGACCTCTTAGTTTTGTCAAGGGCCAAACTGCGAAAATAGAATGCGACTTTATGGGATATACCGGGCACCTCCTGTGGTTCAAAGACGGCAAACTCCTAAAAAATGGAACGCAGGGGCTTTACCAATCATCTGTTCAGCTAAGTAATGGCACAACACGAAGCACACTTCAGTTTCCAGTGGTGAAAATGAACCATGAAGCATCATACCGCTGCGAAGCTGCCAATTCCCGCATGACAAGAGGGTGTCCAAATGGCAAAATAACTTCTGTTGTAGTTCTCTGTGAGTATAATCACATACAAATATCCTTCTCAAAAATATTGATGTATATACATTTTAATTAATAGCTGCCCATTTCCGAGTTGTTGATTGCTTCGGTTTCGGAACGAGAACGGCTCATTACAACgtagaaaatgaaaaacgcatgTGGAGATCGTCATGTGGAGAATGCATGCTTTGTTTGGGTGTTCTTCTCGTTTTTGCCGACGTTGATGTCTTGCTCTATAAAGTTTTAAGAAAGgtaaagaaaacgaaaagaagAAATGGCATCGTTCTTGGTTCTCGGCGTTAGTGGAAAACATTATTAATCCAACGTGTTATCAGTAAACAAAGTCAAACCAAAGTAGACACACAGCTAAGACGGGTCCCGATGTCTGGCAAGCGCAATACGCGTGCGCACATTTATATCACTCTGCGATGCCAGTCATGGAAGGCTACTGGCCGGGTGATATGGTTTTGAGCGTGCGCGAGGTGCTTGCAAGACAACCACACTGGTGTTTCTGGGTGTCTAGTTGTCCGCCTTGCTTCTGTTTTCGCTTCTTTTCAAAGTACTCTTTACCTTAAAACAGGTGGGCTCGGTCATGTGACAGCAGTAGACAAAACTGTCTACGCCATGAGATTCTCCAGTGCAAGGTTGACGTGCTCTGCACTCAGCTGGTATCATTGTTACGTTGGCCCTGTCAAATTGACTTGGCACTTTGGTAACAAGACCTTACAAAACAGCACCAAGTACACAATAACGACAGAGCATCACAAGAAAAGCGAGTGCAAGAGACGGTTATTTGAGGCCGAGTCTACTCTTGAGATCGCCAGCGTCTCAAATAGAGATTTCGGGGAGTACCACTGTCAATTGTCATGCTTAATTTTCCCTAAAACCGATGAGGATATCATTGAGCTGGTCGCTGAAATTTCGGCAGGTATGAAATACTATCACATCAGGAGATGTTATATTAACCACACAGTGTGGCCGAAAATTAGCAGCTCGACTTGATTTTGGATCATTTgcttattgattgattgatttgcttgcttttgttttgttttgcctgtttgtttgcttgtttgttgttgttgttgttttttatttcttttttttataaaccTCATTAGCTTGTAAGCTTTGTCTTTTTGTGATGCtctaaagccctggtcaaacggactcgcaagtagccGCAAGTAGCGGCcagttgaacttgcgaagagacttgggttgggtggccaaacggtaaaaaacttgcattgacttgcgtgcaaatttgatctcgacctAGTTTTCAACTagcgactacttgcgagtccgtttgaccagggctcaAGAAGAATTTCGCTTTTGGCTGTAATTTATGCGCATATCTGCACGTGCAGTCGAAACTATTCTCAAGCATATCATGACGCCGTATTGGCAGATCACGTGACGCTCCCTGGGGAATTTTCCAGTCGTCAAATCATAATTTATGCGTAAATATGCACGCAAATATATCCATCGCGAAGTAGTAATTGGGAATACAAAATGTACAGGCTAAGGGGATCTTCTTCTTATCTGCAATTCTATCATTGAAATATTGATGGTTTGAGAACTGAAAGCCTGCAGCTTTCTTCTTGAGCTCGagaagaggaaaaaaatcgGCCGAGTGCTGATCTCTATGGGGTTTGCCAACTCCTTCCCTGCCCAACCTAAAATTTGGTCTCCTTGTATATAGATGCATCATAATTCcccctgttttgtttttaatttcaggAGGATTTTTAAATTCAGGAGGATTTTTAATTTCAGGAAGATAAAGTCCTACATCTATTTACCTGATACTAAAAACAAGGTGTTCAAACGAAAATCCAAGACTGCAATAATTTTTGTCGGTTTAATATTCTGACAATTTTGATGAACTTATCGCCTTATGTTCATTATTAAAAGATGAGAAAATTAAAAGAGGATGTATCTTCCTTGCTAGTGAAATATCCGAGGAGGAAATCTTTGTTAACAACAACGAGAAAGTTAACTTTCGGTGCTCCCCTCGAGGTTTTGTGTCCTCCAAGTCGTGCGCGTGCGTGGGTATCTTGCCTGTGCGTGGGTGAATAATGTTTCTGTTTCGTTAAAAACCGGTTAGCAGATTTTGGGTGAACGAAAACCACAAATTGTATAATTTATCTTGATCTTTATTGTAGCGATTCACAGTTTCAGATTCGATCTAAAATACAAATTATAATCAGTGAGAAAACTATGACCGGGAAATCATGAAATTTCTAGAACGGACGATTTCACAATTAAATCGCCCACTTACTTCTGTGGTGATATTTAATTGAATTAATTCCGAATTACGCTGATACTGGTTAGACACAAATATCCTTCCTGACAATTAAACCTTTCGCAACACGTTCCCGAATACAAGTGACGGACGGTTAAAAAATCTCTAATGTTCAATCATTATGAAAAGGAATGTCTTTTAAAGGGTCAGTGTGCAGCAACGCCCATTTTATCAATGAAACAGTTTTCATGGaacttttaatttctttgttttcgacTCACATTTAGTTGCTTTGTAAATTCTTAAGAGGGCTaggggcccgtttcttgaaagtccccaAACTtgtcgggcgcatttcgggtgacataattctctttgtgtcTTCAAAACGAAGACGTTTCGAGGCTCGAAACTTTACAGCTATtacagctttacagaatgagcgGCTCGGAGTTTTaccaatggcttttcggacccgaaaagttttcgggactttagAGAAAGGAGCCCTTGGTTTGTTTAATAAAAAAAGCgatctgtttgtttttttaacgaATCAAAGTAAGTATGACAATTTTGTCCTACAACACGACTCCTAGCAATGTCTTCTCCCAATCTTGCTTCTTCTGGTGCTTCTCAAAATCCAGCAAATTCTTACCTCTCAGCGCACTTGGCAACTGAgttttcttcaacttttcgaTGGTCACAAGAGTCACGGCAGAATACCCCGTGTCCACCCCCCTCTGTAAGGCCATCTGGAGCTCTTCCCGGCAGAAGTTGCTGGCAAGGTAGTTGTTCGACAAAACAATCAACACTTGACGGCTGTTATACacactgtccgccatgttttgaACGATAGGCCTTCCCAGTTCAAAGTCCCTGTTGTGAATGCTGTAGGCAATGGAGTGCTTCTCAAGAAGAGAGATTACATTTTCAGTGACCCAGCTGAAATCTTTGGAGCTGTAGCTGATAAATAATGTGTTGTTCAAAACATCTTCTCGACTTTTGCCTGCAATTAATAgacaaataaaagcaaaaaaattacacGATATCAAAAATTGTTTGGAATCAAACTTCATATTCAAGATAACATACCTTCTCACACTTTCAGTCGCAATaaataatcaaatgaagatatgatcctcgcacttgctggaaaatttaagcaattgtctcatgaacctgaaaaattcaggtaactcaacgggattcgaacccatgacctctgcgataccggtgcagtgctctaaccaactgagctatgaagtcacacagtggagagcaggtcaatttgttgggctcatgttttcccgtgaaaggaatgtcatatgaaagatcatatcttcatttgatttcaaaacaccgcactgcatataacgtTTCTTTAATAAATAATCAATTGACCTTTCAATAACGATGGCACATCAGTGCCCCACAATAATCTTTTCCAAGCCTGCCTGCACTCGCAAGAGGGGAACTAGAACTGAAATCATTCGCGACTATCTAATACTTCGTTTCCTGGGTCGTATGAACATGAAGGCTTGACTTTAAATTCAAGTAATTGAGTAACTCGCCTTGAAAGGGTCTTTTTCTCAGGAAAATCCTTTTCTTCAATGCAAATACCACAGCGAGTATAACAAAGAGCACAGCGGCGCAAACTGCCGGAACAAGCCATTGTCGCTCAACTTGACTACCTGACGGGCCTGTCAGATAACACAACATGTAATACTAATCTTAAACTGAAATACGGCGAAAAAAAAGCGAAGCGTCTTGCTCGTTCTTGTCTTTGCTTATTCAGAACACTGCCTCATCTCACACCACTCTGATTACAGTTTTGTTATTAGACATTATCTAAAATCCACAAGCAGAAATCTCCATCTGAAATATACCCTTTTTCACGCAGTCGCCATCTTGGATCTGAAACGAGTCTGCATCAAAATTGCTAAGATGACGAATGATCACTGTTGCGAAACTCTCTGTAATAATGACAAACGGTAAGATAGTGGTAAAGatcttattttaatttttcgaGGGGTAAGAAGAAAGGAAAGTGGAAGCCATCTTTAGAATAAACACAGATAAATTGTTTATGGTTGTCTAGCCTCATTTCAAGTCCAAAATGGCCGCTGCGGGATAAGGGTGTGTAGCCCGCGTCCCACCAGTCAACGGTATTTGGAAATTATTTTGAACAGCCGCTGTAAATGAAGGCCATACCATGATGAAATGATAATCGCTATGATAATGTAAGTGCGACAATTACATCAAAATTCTCTGTGACTTAAATAGCTCTGTCGGCCGCCGGACTTACTTGTTAGTTGCTGTTGTGCTGTTGTCGCAGTTATTTCCTGTTTTTCCTTtcctgaaataaagaaaatgatgaCAAACTCGCGTGCGATCGATATAAACTGAGATCGATGTGCAACGATGATAAGTGAATAAATATGTGATTGAATGAGTTAGTAGGGGTACGGTGGGTGTGCACGTATTTGTACTTGACGGGTGGTGTTGGACTAAAGACGCCCTGTCtttccaatgaaaaagaagcCGTCATTATTTTATAAAGGGGCTGTGTCACGATATTTGGTCTTATTGTAAAAGTCTGAAGGATGTCTTTGAATTAATGGCaacctaaaaataattgttcAGTTTACTGTCTCCCATTGCCTCACGGATGGCATGGATAGAGATGGATataacaacttgaaaaagttggccatCTATTTCAAGGTCTAACTCTGAACTGATCAAGTTTTGGCCCAGAATCTACCTTAGATAGATATTTCCGTAAAAATGCATCACAGATCTTCTTCTCGTTTTCAAAGAAGTGTATTGCCCACAAGTAAAGGCAATAGTATTTGCGAAGTTTCGAcgagaaaacagcaaaagtaccGCGACACAGCCCCTTTAAATATCTCTTAAATTATTTTAGGAACCAAACCCAAAAGTGTTCATGGAATGTGTAGGTGGTCATACAAACAAACCATGCTTTCATCCGGTTAAAAAACTCAGACTTACCGAAGGGCGTTGGCGTAACACCGGAAAACGGTTTAAAGCGGGATAGTGTTAAGATGATAAGGGGATATTAAGTGTGACAGTCACGGACAGCTGATTCGGCCTTGATAAGCCTCATAAGCATGTCATAGCCGATAATGCCAAGGTGCTGTCCCCGTAGTATAAAGCAACTGAGATTAATACTCCCTCCCCACCCCCGATGACACGCTAGTACATCACAGGTTCCACCCTCCAGCAATATGATGTCGTCCATTTATCCACTTGGATGGTGCATTAATTCACGTGGATGGAGAGGGACGACGCGAAGTAAAGTTTCTTTCTCATCTAACCCAGCTAAAAAGCACTactgaaacaattttgaaaacattttacCTAGGCCTGGTTCAAAATAACTTGTCACTTGGATTGAATCGCTTAAATTTCTCAAATGACATTTCATCTGACATTGGTAGACCCCTGAATCTGCTTCCGTCACGTTCGAGATCTCCAGAAAAAAATCGACTTCTTTCTCATAGGAGCTTGggcatttcctttttctttctctcacaGTGTACTTGTCGTTGCTTTTTATTATGCTTTTATTCCTGTAATGCCATGTTAAAACGGGTTCAATAAAGCAGTACTGCCCACTCATCCCTGAGCATTTTAATGTCGCGTTGGAGAATTTCTTGACGACAACACGTTTATCCGCCGCCTCCAGGACCCCCTTGGAACCACCTGTGGTCAACAATTTGGAAACACAAATTATGGCTAAAGCTGAGAAAATCATTCAGGAATCAAATTCCTAATTAAATGTCAAAGGTGCATACTAATGACGTCATGACAGCCATATGGAAGCAAAGTAATAgtggccatattggtgtactgAACCAATCTCCTTAGAATTGATTTTTATGCAGTTTAACAGTGTTCCTTTACATGGTAGCTGATCACGTGAGTTAACAAGCACAATTGCATTGCAAAGTCTCTCGTCACAGTTTGGcttgacaacaataataattaacaattaaactacgagcccgagttttctacgagcagatagtcaacgaggcgcagccgagttgactatagCTCGTAGAAAAcggggcgagtagtctaattgttttagtataaatttactcgtagtctcattgcataaaaatgtaaagtaacgtttgggaaaaaatgttttattgtgtttacatcggcaattcaaaggtttcaaacactgcgcgtgctgtgcactgaggtgtgaaacaagcatcacgtgttcaaaatagccgattttcattggctattcacaactgtagactatcagcagatagtctacgcgTAATaaagccaatcagattcacggattcacgatagactacgagtaaatttatagtAATTAGTGATATTTACcaaggaagctccactcactcgaaaatggttttcagggaggtcctgcatccgatcgaattgaaAGTTGGAAATGCTAATTTTTGCCTGAATATTTGGAAGACACTTTAAGTGAATCTGAGCGAACGTACCAGAAGGTGGCAAATGGCAGTACTTGGGGCTATACAGACAAAACGCTAAAGTTAAGGACGAGGCTAATGGGATACttctaatctcgtacccagatctcctAAGGAGAAGGCAAGAAAGAGTCAGATTTGGGTACAAGATTACGacaccccaccccctcccccccgtGTATTGCTTTCACCGTAATGCTTGAACACTTACAGGTGACAAATATTTCCCTAATTTTGCCATTTGGACAGCGGCTGTTGGGCGGAGCTGGTTCTTGTTTGCACGTGTAAAATCCAGCGTGATCAAAGCGCAAGATGGGAAAGAGAAGAGAGCTACGAAAAGTGTCGACGCTCACTTGACGAGATACTTGATGAAGACCTTGGCTGCCATTGGTGAGAAGCTTCTTGCCCTTGTACCAAAGAACATTTTGCATCGCAAAGTTTTTAAAGTCGCAGTCTATTCTTCCACTCTTGCCTTTTGTAAATTCAGTCGGTCCCGAAGAGCATAATCCTTGCACCGCATcaactgaaaaagaaacaaaatggatCGTTTTTAAATGCGTGGTTACTGTATGAAAAAAACGGGCTGAGCAGATTTCGCTCGCAAAGTCACTTTCTTTCATGACTTGCGCCTGCGTAATGCCGCATGTAACgagagtattaaaaaaaaatatgtagaaAAACTAGCGACGCCTGTGTTTGAGGCCGCATCGAAGTAATTACAAGCACGCTAGGTGGGCCAATTATCTACCGCACGTCATAATGGTGAATGTCACTGTCACAGCTGGAAAAGGGTTCCGAATAGTGCTAACGTCACAAAACTACCTTCCAAACTGGGTTTTAAAGCGACAAGGTTAATAATCGGAACTAGCTTTATACCTTGGACCTCAAGCCGCGAAAATGGCGCCTCTTTTTCCGAGTTATTTGCATATTCGTAAAATGTGTTTCCTAAGCACCGTCATTAAGCGAAAGCAATCCATTTAGAACCTTGCTAATTGGCAAATTGATATCCAAGGTTAAAAGGACTTGTTGACGAAGTAATCTCTCCAGTTTCAAGACTATTGCTTCGCGCAGAATGCCGAGACATCATTGATTATTGATAATGAACGAAACATTTGCAATCAAAACTTGAGGCCGCAAAGCAATTCaatttttgaagtcattttatCTTTCCACAATCATCTGCTTTACTGCTTTCACATTTTCAGCCGAGACAGCGTATCATGCATTGTGGTTTCTATATTCAGTTCTTATTTTGTTACTGATTGAGCAGAGTAAGGAAACGTCAAGCTCGTGCAGTTTGTTTTTAGCCTTCATTATTTTCTTCGCCAAAACACTAGCTCAGCctaatcattttcttttatttgggaATTTCAGTGACACCCTTGCTCCTATCAGCGGATACAATTCGATAACAATAAGCATCAACTTGGACGACTCACAGCGCTCGCCACCAGCGAGGCTCAGCAAAATTCCAACGTTTCCGTGATGTTTAACAGCGAAGGCATGTTTCGGACGCGCAGTAAAAATGAGGCAAGAGCAAGCGAGTGCGGGAAGGGGAAGAGGCGGCAAAACATCTAAACCTGGATCCTTGATCTTCGTTTCCTTCGAAACTAGTCGGAAACACTTACTACGCACGCTAACTTACGACCGATCACGTAACGTTATTGTCAAACTCGGTTTGATTACTCCCGTGAAATCACACCAGAATCACGTTCACACCTTGATTAACATCTGGTACCTAGAATTGAACTTTGATCCTTTGAGAAAACGATTCTATCAGTACGACAGGGATAGAGAAAGGCTTGACTATTTTGATGTCATTTCGGATTTCTAAATACACTCTTTTTTCTTAATATGAGAATGTAGTTTATAAGAATATCGTGgctgaaaatagccaaaatacAACCGAGGCTAAGATTTTTTTCAGTGCATCTTTTGCCTGTATACGATCTGTATGTATAATAAAAACTATCTGGGTGAGAAAGTGTGGCACGCTATATgaatatttcagcctcaaatcggTAGAAAAATAGGAATACTCCAGCCTCGACCTGACAAACAATGTTCCTAAAAAAAATCACCCGATACACAATGTTTTACACCAAAATTCCGTGCTATTTGAACACAGGCCCATGCAACCCTTACCGCAATTGGTTACCAATTATCGCATCGCAATGAACTtccatatcatttttttttttcaaagagaaaAGCGCAAACTCCGTTAAATTAAGACCTCCAAATATCCGACCGATATGATTCTTACCTTCGGAAATCACATTTAGTTCCTAAGAAAAATGAATTACAACATGAGAATTTGCAAAATGGTTCTCCCCACAACCTTATCAATATGGATTTCGCGGATTTATTTTGAGCTGTTTTTCCTCAATTGATCAACAAATAAAACTGCACATATATTTAAACAATTAATACAATGCACCTCGGGAAAATTAGGCTTGCAAACAAAACGGCTGGGGAATACGATGCGGCCCGGCGCATTGCATGCTCGAATCTCCTTTGGAGGGCATCTTCACGAACCTATTGAAAATTTGGGTTTCATTCATCTGCTAGCTCTGCCGTCGAAGTTGATTTAAGGTCTGCGACATGGTCGCGGATTGCTCCAGCACAACATACCTGAGAACAAAGCTTCCataaaacagcaaaataaaAGACATGTCTTCATGTTTGGACCTCCACTATGAATGTGAACCGAAGCAGCTAAGAGCACCTGTTTCGGCAAAAATCATATACAGAAGTGAGACAGAAAAAAATGGCAATTAAAAGTATGCACAGTCTCTGGTCGTTGAAATGATATTAAAACTATGAATAATATGCATCTCATTTCGTTTCGCACTCCGTGGGATTGCCAATTGGTTTTATATCATTGAAATAAATATTCTTCAGCCAGAGGTAGGTTCATCTTTACGTTTAAAAATGCTACCACGTCAGTACTAAACTTGAGTTACGAGCGTAATGCCATAGTCCTTTGCGCTTTATCATAACATGACGCGGAAACTCTCACGTTATTTGACCAATGTACGAAGCCATTCTTCAGGAGGAAATCTGGCCATCACCGGAGCTGTATTTCGCGGTTAATAAACAGCAAGctgcattttatttttttttttgacagaagATGACATGCTTGCTTACATTTGGATTAAATTTCAATAACAAGCGAACTGGCTTTATACCGAAATAAGCAGCCCACACATATTTTCGCTTTGAAATCTTGTCACGTTTTTTTCTGTGAATGACACATTTAAATACCGGCAGGAGATCATCAGCTGCCTcatgataaaagaaaaaaatgacttcGATCAACTTTATGTCTTCATTTGCTACTAAAAGCGACAATTAAGCAAATTTTCACTTAGCtcaagcaaaattaaaaaacactACCAATAATAACAAGACCAGCTGGCTTGTCTTATTCCTAGAGATTCTCAATGAACACTTTTCCCTGCTTCGAAAGCTTGTACATCAAGACGTTTTAGCCTAATACGGGGTTGTTATTGGCGGGTATCAGCTGTGACATCACGTAGGACTCTCGAAGGCACAGAAATCCTTTTAAAAATAACGATgggcagaaccagtttttctgagcctgtAAGACTGAGCACTCGAGCAAAGcattgtttgaaagaaaaccgctggtcagcaaccCGGTACACGTCATTGTTAATCACAAGTCATCCTCCCCTCTGAATTAATGATCATcgttaattcttaatttgctctgaattaactattattgttaatttaggGAACTGCGGGCTTGATAGGGATGACGGGAAATGCACTTTTCCTTGGAAAAGATTTAGACTACCCGAATGTTTGGGCACAAGACTCGAACCTAGGATTACTTGCTCACTAATTTCTTCACCTAAACAATTGACAACCTCACCGCTAACTGCGAAATAGGTGATTTTTTTACTCCATGCAACCCGGTATTGTAAGATATGTTTGCGGTTGCTAATAATAACAAATAGGGTTTCACATGATTAACGTCTTTATCTGCGGTGAAGCGGACTAAAGACGTTCCTATGGATATTTGCTCAGTGGTCTCACTAATCTCGGACAGCAAACTGATACAGTTTGTGGATGCATAAGTATTTGAGATAAATTCTTGCTTACTATgtttgaagtaaagaaaaagtAGGGAAAATGTGGAAGAACTTACGCTTTTGTAATAAAAAGAACGACAGCTGAACTGTTCATCACGGTTTCTTTAAAAAACGTTAACATAACAGAGCTAAACAATCAATACTGTATTTCAATTTCTGAATAGTTTGCTCGCAAAACTACTCTTTTTCTTACTCGATTAGAAAAAGCAACCACCTACTGAAATTACATCCGGTTTGACGTTCTGACATCC
The nucleotide sequence above comes from Acropora muricata isolate sample 2 chromosome 12, ASM3666990v1, whole genome shotgun sequence. Encoded proteins:
- the LOC136893092 gene encoding titin-like isoform X1 — its product is MVFQRLCKEPVFFLVLICVLSEAAPFCNVGPLSFVKGQTAKIECDFMGYTGHLLWFKDGKLLKNGTQGLYQSSVQLSNGTTRSTLQFPVVKMNHEASYRCEAANSRMTRGCPNGKITSVVVLCGLGHVTAVDKTVYAMRFSSARLTCSALSWYHCYVGPVKLTWHFGNKTLQNSTKYTITTEHHKKSECKRRLFEAESTLEIASVSNRDFGEYHCQLSCLIFPKTDEDIIELVAEISAGGFLNSGGFLISGR
- the LOC136893092 gene encoding titin-like isoform X2, whose protein sequence is MGYTGHLLWFKDGKLLKNGTQGLYQSSVQLSNGTTRSTLQFPVVKMNHEASYRCEAANSRMTRGCPNGKITSVVVLCGLGHVTAVDKTVYAMRFSSARLTCSALSWYHCYVGPVKLTWHFGNKTLQNSTKYTITTEHHKKSECKRRLFEAESTLEIASVSNRDFGEYHCQLSCLIFPKTDEDIIELVAEISAGGFLNSGGFLISGR
- the LOC136893093 gene encoding uncharacterized protein; this encodes MKTCLLFCCFMEALFSVDAVQGLCSSGPTEFTKGKSGRIDCDFKNFAMQNVLWYKGKKLLTNGSQGLHQVSRQVSVDTFRSSLLFPILRFDHAGFYTCKQEPAPPNSRCPNGKIREIFVTCGSKGVLEAADKRVVVKKFSNATLKCSGMSGQYCFIEPVLTWHYRNKSIIKSNDKYTVRERKRKCPSSYEKEVDFFLEISNVTEADSGVYQCQMKCHLRNLSDSIQVTSYFEPGLGKEKQEITATTAQQQLTSPSGSQVERQWLVPAVCAAVLFVILAVVFALKKRIFLRKRPFQGKSREDVLNNTLFISYSSKDFSWVTENVISLLEKHSIAYSIHNRDFELGRPIVQNMADSVYNSRQVLIVLSNNYLASNFCREELQMALQRGVDTGYSAVTLVTIEKLKKTQLPSALRGKNLLDFEKHQKKQDWEKTLLGVVL